The Deltaproteobacteria bacterium genomic interval TAGAATATGACCGAACTATTCTGTGGTAAGTTTAGACCAATTGCCTTTAGCCCACACTCAAGAACAGCCACCGAGTTACCTTCATGCGACTGAGAAACTATTAATGGACTCGGGAACTCGTGACTTACAACTTCCAGCCGACTCGACTTCCGATCCAGAGTTGCGATGATAAATTCGCATCGATCCTTAGGGATCTTGAACTGATCATAAAGTAGTGTTTCTAGCAACGCTTCGATCTTAGAAATTTGGCAAAAAAGCTCGCTATCGGTCCCGTCTACGAGTCGACTTAAGGAACGAATCGAGCTTCGTACGGTCATCGCAATGAGACGGGCTAGGACAGTTTCAGTTCTTAGGTTACCTAAGGTCACGATGACTCGTCGGTCATCGAATTCTAACCACTCGATCCACCCACTTGGGAGCTCGTCTACAGAACGCGCGTAAGTGGCAACTGCCCCTGAGGATGTCTGAGTCGTCAACTGGTAGCTCTCGACTTCGTTTAAATGAGCTAGCAGGTTGGACTTCGACTTCTCGTCACTAGTTCGCTCAAGTGCCGATAGCCTATTTAAGGCGTTATCAATTTGTCCGAACACCAAATGGGTCAACGACTCAATAATTTCGCTCATAGGCTCTGCAAATATCGCGGTTACAAAACCAAGCGAGGACGGCCCTGGTCGTATCTGGAATGTAAGCCGTTGATTGTTTGGCTTAGTGTTAATTAAATTGGTTAATTCACCTAGGTCTATCTCGAATAATTTATGATTTTGCCAAATGATTCCGGAGCTCCCAACAACCGGAACGAACACGGTGATCTCCGCTCTACATTGTGTACCAATGAGTTCAACGGCACGCGTTATGATTGTTCTCTGGTCTGAGCATTCGGCTAATTCTGAGATGACGCGATTCATAGTTCTTGCCCGTAACTGTTGCTCTGACAATGCCCTGGACATTCCTCTAAACTCATCGGCGATGGCGGCTAAATAGGGTCCTTCGTTGGCAAGCAGCGATCTGTCCGCTTGGACTTTTCCTAATCCGCGCAACTCGTCGATCGTTTGCTGCAACCCCAAAAATTGCCTCCGCAGACTGCCAAGCACCAAAACCGGCCCTACCAGAGTCACAATTGCTAGAGCCACTATCACCAGCCAAAAGCTACTCCACCATTGCCGGTAGATATAAGCGTGCGGCACCAAAACAATCAATTTCGACCAGTAATCAGATTCCTTTTTCGGGTTCAGTATGCCGATTCGAGGAATCTTGTGTTCCCGCATAACGTAATTGGCTCCTCCGAGTGAGAGACCATCAGAAACGCTCCCGGTCCTTGATGATTCTTGTATGAGTTTCTGAAGTTCGATGCGGTTTACTTCAGGGCGGATGTGGTCAAATAAAACCACTGGCGCTTCGTATTGGTTCAATGGGACGAGGGCAATAAAGATTGGCGTCCCCGGTCGAAGTGCGACACTGAGTTTTTTTACCCAGTTGGCAAGGGAAATCTCAACAATCCAATCGATCCCGCGCTGCCTTTGAGACTGAAAAAAGAATCCGGGCGATCCATCTCGAAGCTCACGAAAGGAATCACTCTCTCGCGTACCATCTGAGTTTTGCGGTAAAAAGCTAACCGTAGGACCTGAATCTTTATGCAGGTCTTCCGGCGCGTAAAACCTGAGACCTGGCAGCTCTACTTTGGATTTCAATCCAGAGAGCCTTGAACGACTTCCAGTTATGGCTTGGCCACTAAGTGAACGTACCTCAGCCTCTAAATCTTGACCGACCGAGTCTACCAAATGCTGGCTGGCTAATTCGGCCTCGGCAAGCTCATGATTGCGTAGAAGGAAGAGACCAACGGTGCAGATGAGAAGGCAAGGGCATACAACACCCCAGGCATACCGGCGAAGTAAGGGAGAGCCTACGGGTGAAAATTTGACTGGGGTCCGTTCCAATTTAGTCTGCTCAAAGCCATTTGACCGATTGAGGTCCACGAGCTCATATCGGCGCAAATTAGATCAGACATTAGTTATTGGACTTCCCCCCCAAGGCATATCACGTCGCCAAGGACCGCCCATCAACTACCTGTAATCACTGTAGCTTTTTTCTTCTCGAAGTATCGATCCGCTGGCTTTGTTGATCTGCGACTTGATCGCAGCCCGCTGGTCGTTTGTCTGGTAGACCGATCGCGCCAGCTCAATAAACTCTGAGTCAAATATTTTACTCGCTTCCTTCTCGCGGATTGCATCCTCAATATCCCAGAGCTGCCGATTGACTTGTTCAAGTTCCGCAACACCTCTTTGATTCAGAGAAATGCCATGACTCTCACAAACATCTAGCAAAGCCTTGAGTTCGGTTCTGATATTGACCAACTTGGATGTATCGACAATTTTTCGCTCTTTTATACGAAGAATCGTGATTTTGTCGATGAGCTCCCCCACCGATACTGGTACTACCAACTCGCTCATCCCAGTTACTCCGACAAGCTACAAAAATTAAAGTCTAAATCTTAGTGTTCTTGATATACTTAGAAAAATATCGATGCCAGTAAAAAAGGCGAGTAAACGTGAAACCCATACTCCGGATTATCAGGCCGTCTAGCCGCGAGATTAAGGACCTACTTGCGAGCCGTATACCTGGATTAGAAAGCAGAGGTTTCGGTGTTTTATATGATGAATTACTTTCTGACGCAGACTGGACATACAGCGCTGGCACTGCTGAACTAAGGGCGCAAGCTCTGGTGGAAGCCTTACGGGAGCCCGGGTCCGATTTTGTCCTGTGTGCTCGCGGAGGCTACGGGGCCAGTGACCTTTTACCCTTGCTCCCCTGGTCGGAGTTGGCACAGCTGCAACCTAAGTTGCTAATCGGTTTCTCAGACGTGTCGGCTATTCACGCAGCCTTTTATAGTCAGCTCGGGTGGCGTGGGCTCCACGGGCCGATGCCTGCTACCACACTCTGGAACGATGTTGACGGTACGAACACAGATGATATCGATGCTCTCATCAATAATCTCCAGCACTGGCTTACTGGTAGCTGTAGCGGCTCGATCCCAATCTCCACGATTACAGGTGTCCTTCCAGGACACCTGAGGGGAAGACTATTTGGAGGCTGTTTTACCGTTCTTACCAATTTGATTGGAACACCATACTTTCCAAGATCTCTAGCCGACCATATCGTCTTTATCGAGGATACGGATGAACATCCCGCGCGTCTCATGCGCGCGCTTAACCAATGGATTCAAAGTGGCGCGCTCAACGGCGTGAAAGCCGTGGTAGTTGGCCATCTCCGTAATCTTGGAACCCAAATTCCGGACTGTGCGCCATTCGTTATGCAGCAATTTGCTAAACGTCTAGATGTCCCAGTGTTTCACAGCCCTTTATTTGGTCACACCCAACCCAATTACCCAATGATGATCGGAGCCGAGGCCGCGATAGAAGGCGATCGATTGACATGGGAGACCGTAATTCATACCCAAAAATCATCAGGTAAGAGGAGTGCTCCTTCATGAGCATACGCAATGGCGCTAGCATCTATTTTCTTGGCATTGGCGGTACCGGAATGGCGACGGTCGCTGGTCTCTGTGCCGAAGCCGGTTACAAAGTATTCGGAAGTGATGCTGGTGTTTATCCGCCGATGTCGACCATGCTTGCGGAGCTGAATATTCCGGTTAAGACCCCTCTGGGCCCGGACAACGTCAGGGACCTGGATGCAGATTTGGTGGTTATTGCGAATGTGATGTCTCGCGGCAATCCCGAACTCGAAGCTGTCCTTGCTATGGGTGTGGCTACAACCAGTTTCCCACAGTTACTGGGCGACCTGTTTTTACGACACAGAACCACCTGTGTCGTAGCTGGTACGCACGGAAAAACGACCACAAGTTCACTATTGAGCCATGTGCTCCATGAGCTGGGTGAAGACCCAAGCTTTGTCATAGGTGGCATTCCGAGAAACTTCCCCCGCAGTTTCAGACTGGGGACAAGTCCGTTGTTTGTTATTGAGGGTGATGAATACGATACAGCGTACTTCGACAAGGGACCGAAGTTTCTTCACTACCACCCTACCCACTTAATCCTAAATAATCTCGAGTACGATCATGCAGATATCTATCCGAATCTAGAGGCGATTACGTCGCAATTCGTTAAATTATCCAAATTAGTTAAGGATCCGAAATGCATCATTGCAAATGTCGATGACACGGGAGTCTCTCAAGTCATTTCGCAAGCTGCTCTGACAGACAAAGTCACTAAAGTCTCAACACTTGGTTTAGATCGCACTGCCGATGTCAGAGTCGCTAGCCATCACGCAGTTCCAGATGGCGTCGGCGGACAGCTATGGACAGCTACGATTGAAACTTCCGCCCTCGGCAACTTCCAGATCCAAACTCAACTCTCTGGTAAACACAACCTAGCCAACATCGCGCAAGTTATCGGT includes:
- a CDS encoding LD-carboxypeptidase; the protein is MKPILRIIRPSSREIKDLLASRIPGLESRGFGVLYDELLSDADWTYSAGTAELRAQALVEALREPGSDFVLCARGGYGASDLLPLLPWSELAQLQPKLLIGFSDVSAIHAAFYSQLGWRGLHGPMPATTLWNDVDGTNTDDIDALINNLQHWLTGSCSGSIPISTITGVLPGHLRGRLFGGCFTVLTNLIGTPYFPRSLADHIVFIEDTDEHPARLMRALNQWIQSGALNGVKAVVVGHLRNLGTQIPDCAPFVMQQFAKRLDVPVFHSPLFGHTQPNYPMMIGAEAAIEGDRLTWETVIHTQKSSGKRSAPS
- a CDS encoding UDP-N-acetylmuramate:L-alanyl-gamma-D-glutamyl-meso-diaminopimelate ligase, encoding MSIRNGASIYFLGIGGTGMATVAGLCAEAGYKVFGSDAGVYPPMSTMLAELNIPVKTPLGPDNVRDLDADLVVIANVMSRGNPELEAVLAMGVATTSFPQLLGDLFLRHRTTCVVAGTHGKTTTSSLLSHVLHELGEDPSFVIGGIPRNFPRSFRLGTSPLFVIEGDEYDTAYFDKGPKFLHYHPTHLILNNLEYDHADIYPNLEAITSQFVKLSKLVKDPKCIIANVDDTGVSQVISQAALTDKVTKVSTLGLDRTADVRVASHHAVPDGVGGQLWTATIETSALGNFQIQTQLSGKHNLANIAQVIGCLVSLQRRGDLKTPVNGSRIAAAIRSFLNVQRRLDLLASAAGIDVYEDFAHHPTAVRLVIEGFKAVYPQKRLMIAFEPRSASQRRNVFQKAFAEALSLADRVYIGECIQDQRIPPEQRMNTSQLQQSIGTKAVCFPTNLELEKSLLADLTPGDAVIFMSSGSFSGVQHRLAAHLHQNQKNGSLHF